From a region of the Flavobacterium branchiarum genome:
- a CDS encoding L,D-transpeptidase family protein yields the protein MNKLYFIILLSIVISCKKEEKVIPIKKTEPLPAIIQTDERKIQLDTSLINSFKSENLQKFYIASNNETVWGNLKKRTFIIDELKKSETLGLEPNDYALKKIKDFENKISKLTDTDLALYDVLLTYNFQKYLTHLYKGKLNPKKLYNDWDLNEKPFDVNNILIKAFNDDDLALTVEQSQPKTYTYKRLLKALALLDQFPDDNIRSIDVKDKVVLHDTNNAMITIKKRLLYWKDLAGRDSLTSIYDSKTLEAIKRFQMRHGLAADGVIGKGTVNALNFSKTRRKHQIIANIERWRWYPDTLAENYFIINIPDYSLNVVESKDTTVVRKIVVGTISRKTPILTSTLSTVVLNPTWTVPPTILKEDVVPAMKRNRNYLKNKNITIYDKDNSVVDPSDWNENSPGRYRYVQSPGNHNSLGLMKILFPNNHSVYLHDTNHRGLFGRSNRSLSSGCIRVENPLELALHILDSTKWSKEKIDSIIVTKKTTNARIAKKYAIYQWYWTAWNEDNSLQFRDDIYNLDADLYAKLRN from the coding sequence ATGAATAAACTTTACTTTATTATATTATTATCTATTGTTATAAGTTGCAAAAAGGAAGAAAAAGTAATTCCTATAAAGAAAACAGAACCCCTTCCAGCAATCATCCAAACCGATGAACGAAAAATTCAACTGGACACTTCGTTGATTAATTCTTTTAAAAGTGAAAACCTTCAAAAATTCTATATTGCCTCTAACAATGAAACCGTTTGGGGCAATCTAAAAAAAAGAACCTTTATAATAGATGAATTAAAAAAATCAGAAACGCTTGGCTTGGAACCAAATGATTATGCTTTAAAAAAAATAAAGGACTTTGAAAACAAAATAAGCAAACTAACCGATACCGATTTAGCTCTTTATGATGTTTTACTTACCTATAATTTCCAGAAATACTTAACTCACCTATATAAAGGAAAGCTAAATCCAAAGAAACTATATAATGACTGGGATTTAAACGAAAAACCATTTGATGTAAACAACATCCTTATAAAAGCTTTTAACGATGATGATTTAGCACTTACTGTTGAACAAAGCCAACCTAAAACATATACTTATAAAAGACTCCTAAAAGCACTTGCATTATTAGACCAATTTCCAGATGATAACATTAGATCAATCGACGTTAAAGATAAAGTAGTATTACACGATACTAATAACGCAATGATTACAATAAAAAAACGACTTTTATACTGGAAAGACTTAGCCGGAAGAGACAGTCTAACTTCTATTTACGACAGTAAAACGCTTGAAGCAATTAAAAGATTCCAAATGCGTCATGGCTTAGCTGCTGATGGCGTGATTGGTAAAGGAACAGTTAACGCTTTAAACTTTTCTAAAACTCGAAGAAAACATCAAATTATTGCTAATATCGAGCGCTGGAGATGGTACCCAGATACACTTGCCGAAAATTATTTCATAATAAACATACCTGATTACAGCCTAAACGTTGTTGAAAGCAAAGACACCACAGTAGTTCGAAAAATTGTCGTTGGAACTATTAGCCGAAAAACACCGATACTCACCTCAACACTTTCAACTGTCGTTTTAAATCCTACATGGACTGTTCCTCCAACTATTCTAAAAGAAGATGTTGTTCCTGCAATGAAACGAAATCGAAATTATTTAAAGAATAAAAACATCACTATTTATGACAAAGATAACTCGGTAGTGGATCCAAGTGATTGGAATGAAAATTCCCCAGGAAGATATCGCTATGTACAAAGTCCGGGAAATCATAATTCTTTGGGATTAATGAAAATTTTATTCCCAAACAATCATAGTGTTTATTTACATGACACGAATCATCGTGGCTTATTTGGCAGAAGTAACCGCTCTTTAAGTTCTGGTTGTATTCGAGTAGAAAATCCGCTGGAATTAGCGCTTCATATATTGGACTCTACTAAATGGTCTAAAGAAAAAATAGACTCTATTATTGTAACCAAAAAGACTACCAATGCAAGAATTGCTAAAAAATACGCGATCTATCAATGGTATTGGACCGCTTGGAACGAAGATAACTCTTTACAATTTAGAGATGACATCTACAATCTAGATGCAGATTTGTACGCTAAATTAAGAAATTAG
- a CDS encoding murein L,D-transpeptidase catalytic domain family protein, with translation MIYKIYPALLFLFLSFTTDTKTTTEVKQVEKKNIASTVITSLDLRVKAVYSTLNANNFDLPDAKSFTEALKGFYLLKDKGVIQKNLLTLIDFSMSSNMKRLWVIDLSTNTILFQSLVAHGKNTGEEFASDFSNTNSSFKSSLGFYATAEVYKGKHGVSLRLDGLEKGVNDNARERAVVIHGANYVSESFIRGNKRLGRSLGCPAIPVELTNAIIEAIKDKSCLYIYHPSRTFAMEERLIS, from the coding sequence ATGATTTATAAGATTTATCCCGCGTTGCTTTTCTTGTTTTTGTCATTTACCACGGATACAAAAACGACAACAGAAGTTAAACAAGTTGAGAAAAAAAATATCGCCAGTACAGTAATTACAAGCTTAGATTTAAGAGTTAAGGCGGTTTATAGCACGCTTAACGCTAATAACTTCGATTTACCAGATGCTAAAAGTTTTACAGAAGCCTTAAAAGGTTTTTATTTATTAAAAGATAAAGGAGTTATACAAAAAAATCTTTTGACTCTAATTGATTTTAGTATGTCTTCTAATATGAAACGTCTTTGGGTAATTGACCTTTCTACTAATACAATATTATTTCAATCTTTAGTTGCACACGGAAAAAATACAGGAGAAGAATTTGCATCTGATTTCTCAAACACAAATTCTTCTTTTAAGAGTAGTCTCGGGTTTTATGCAACTGCAGAAGTATATAAAGGAAAGCACGGAGTTTCATTGCGCTTAGATGGTTTAGAAAAAGGAGTTAATGATAATGCACGTGAAAGAGCAGTTGTAATTCATGGAGCCAATTATGTTTCTGAGTCATTTATCAGAGGCAATAAGAGGTTAGGGCGTAGCTTAGGCTGTCCTGCTATTCCGGTAGAATTAACAAATGCAATTATCGAAGCAATTAAAGATAAATCATGTTTGTATATCTATCATCCATCTAGAACTTTCGCAATGGAAGAAAGGCTAATTTCTTAA
- the gpmI gene encoding 2,3-bisphosphoglycerate-independent phosphoglycerate mutase produces MNKKVILMILDGWGKSPDPKVSAIDNANVPFINSLYKNYPSAQLRTDGLNVGLPEGQMGNSEVGHMNLGAGRIVYQDLAKINLAVANNTLAKEQVLVDAFTYAKENNKKVHFLGLVSDGGVHSHTSHLRGLIDATQEYGLDKVFIHAFTDGRDVDPKSGATYIQDLENHIANTPVKIASVIGRYYAMDRDKRWERVKLAYDLIVNGLGAHSKDAVASIKESYKNDVTDEFIAPIIMVDANDKPLATIEEDDVVIFFNFRTDRGRELTEALSQEDFHEQNMHKLNLYYVTLTNYDETYKNVKVVYNKDNITETLGEVLEKANRKQIRIAETEKYPHVTFFFSGGREVPFEGETRILRNSPKVATYDLKPEMSAFELKDALVPELNKGEVDFVCLNFANGDMVGHTGIMSAAILACEAVDACVKEVIEAALANDYTTIVIADHGNCETMINPDGSPNTAHTTNPVPIILVDKELKTIHDGVLGDIAPTILELMGIPQPAAMTCHSLL; encoded by the coding sequence ATGAACAAAAAAGTAATCCTTATGATTTTAGATGGTTGGGGAAAATCTCCTGACCCTAAAGTATCTGCAATAGACAATGCAAATGTTCCATTTATAAATAGCCTTTACAAAAACTACCCAAGCGCTCAACTTCGTACCGATGGTTTAAACGTAGGTTTACCTGAAGGACAAATGGGAAATAGTGAAGTTGGTCATATGAACCTTGGTGCAGGAAGAATCGTTTACCAAGATTTAGCAAAAATCAACCTTGCAGTAGCTAACAATACTTTGGCAAAAGAGCAAGTCCTTGTAGACGCTTTTACTTACGCTAAAGAAAACAATAAAAAAGTTCACTTTTTAGGTTTAGTTTCAGATGGTGGTGTTCACTCACACACTTCTCACCTAAGAGGATTAATAGATGCTACTCAAGAATATGGCTTAGACAAAGTGTTTATTCATGCTTTTACAGACGGCCGCGATGTAGATCCGAAATCTGGAGCAACTTATATTCAAGATTTAGAAAACCATATTGCAAATACTCCAGTTAAAATAGCATCAGTTATTGGTCGTTATTATGCAATGGACCGTGACAAACGTTGGGAACGTGTAAAACTTGCTTACGACTTAATTGTTAACGGCTTAGGAGCACACTCAAAAGATGCTGTAGCTTCAATCAAAGAAAGTTATAAAAATGATGTTACCGATGAGTTTATTGCTCCAATCATTATGGTTGACGCAAACGACAAACCTTTGGCAACTATCGAAGAGGATGATGTTGTTATTTTCTTCAATTTTAGAACTGATAGAGGTCGTGAACTTACTGAGGCGCTTTCGCAAGAAGACTTTCACGAGCAAAACATGCATAAACTAAACTTATACTACGTTACACTTACCAATTACGACGAAACGTATAAAAATGTAAAAGTTGTTTACAATAAAGACAACATTACAGAAACTTTAGGTGAAGTTTTAGAAAAAGCCAATAGAAAACAAATTCGTATTGCCGAAACGGAGAAATATCCTCACGTAACTTTTTTCTTCTCTGGAGGAAGAGAAGTTCCTTTTGAAGGCGAAACTAGAATCTTAAGAAATTCTCCAAAAGTAGCTACTTATGATTTAAAGCCTGAAATGAGTGCTTTTGAATTAAAAGATGCATTAGTTCCTGAATTAAACAAAGGCGAAGTAGATTTTGTATGCTTAAATTTTGCCAATGGAGACATGGTAGGACATACTGGAATTATGAGCGCTGCTATATTAGCCTGCGAAGCTGTTGATGCTTGTGTAAAAGAAGTTATCGAGGCAGCCCTTGCAAATGATTACACTACGATTGTAATTGCAGATCACGGAAATTGTGAAACGATGATTAATCCTGACGGAAGCCCTAATACAGCACACACGACTAATCCTGTACCAATTATTTTGGTTGACAAAGAATTAAAAACGATACACGATGGTGTTCTAGGTGACATTGCTCCTACTATACTTGAGTTAATGGGAATACCTCAACCTGCTGCAATGACCTGTCATTCATTATTGTAA
- a CDS encoding TetR/AcrR family transcriptional regulator: MEIILSNLKIQINEKIYVKDPETSVLGKKIIEHSILLIDAIGFDNFTFKKLGEKIGSNESSIYRYFENKHKLLVYLSSWYWSWMEYKLVFSTTNITDKKEKLNKAITIVTEKVTDDTNTDHINEAILNKIIIAEFTKTLHTKEVDQENKEGFFLIYKRVISRIVAIVKEVNPEYPFAKSLISTIVEGSLHQHFLTDHLKTITDCNETVTTTQFYLNLAENVLR; this comes from the coding sequence ATGGAAATTATACTATCAAATTTAAAAATCCAAATCAACGAAAAGATCTATGTAAAAGATCCAGAAACATCTGTATTAGGAAAAAAAATCATTGAACATAGTATACTCCTCATCGATGCTATTGGTTTTGATAATTTTACATTTAAAAAATTAGGCGAAAAAATAGGCTCAAACGAAAGCTCTATTTATCGCTATTTTGAAAACAAACACAAATTATTAGTTTATTTATCTTCTTGGTATTGGAGCTGGATGGAATACAAACTTGTATTTAGCACCACTAACATCACAGATAAAAAAGAAAAACTAAATAAAGCGATAACGATTGTTACTGAAAAAGTAACAGACGATACTAATACAGATCATATTAACGAGGCAATTTTAAATAAAATTATAATTGCAGAATTTACCAAAACGCTTCATACTAAAGAGGTCGATCAAGAAAACAAAGAAGGCTTTTTTTTAATATACAAAAGAGTTATTAGCCGAATTGTGGCTATTGTAAAAGAAGTGAACCCAGAATATCCTTTTGCAAAATCTTTAATATCAACTATTGTAGAAGGAAGTTTACACCAACATTTTCTAACAGATCATTTAAAAACAATCACAGATTGCAATGAGACTGTTACAACTACTCAATTTTATTTAAACCTTGCAGAAAACGTTTTGCGCTAA
- a CDS encoding peptidase domain-containing ABC transporter, translating into MTPLKRFYNLLELDKKDVYQIFFYAIFAGLISLSLPLGIQAIINFIQSGRVSVSWIILIILVVVGVALVGILSLMQLRITENLQQKIFVRSSFEFAARLPKIKSNQIYGHYLPELTNRFFDTLTIQKGTSKLLIDFSAALLQIVFGIILLSLYHPYFIIFGVLLLLLLFFIFKFSYNPGLETSLKESKAKYSVVNWLQEIARNSFSFINELTHDFALQKNDTLITDYLTYREKHFSVIKKQFTQLIIFKIIITAGLLSIGGFLVLDQEMNIGQFVAAEIIILLVINSVEKIILGLQTFYDVLSSVEKIGQINDLELEEYTDSEEDNCYNNITLETENLNFKFPDSENYILEGINLKIEQGEKVVIDGTNGSGKTTLIRLLSRVLKQNSGSLYINDDTYKKINIKQYRSQISYINYNETPFEGTILENLTFNDPTVSSEDLKWAIEGVQLGSFIRQLPKGLDTHIFPEGQQLSSSNAQKLLLARSIIHKPKILFYEDPTDTMDDTVANEIIDFITSDKNKWTIIVSSKNPYWETKSTRKITMQRGHIILDQKK; encoded by the coding sequence ATGACTCCATTAAAACGATTTTACAATTTACTTGAGCTAGATAAAAAAGACGTTTATCAAATTTTCTTCTATGCTATTTTTGCAGGATTAATCAGTTTATCACTCCCATTAGGTATTCAGGCAATCATAAACTTTATACAATCTGGTAGAGTAAGTGTTTCATGGATAATACTCATCATATTAGTTGTAGTAGGTGTTGCATTAGTGGGAATTCTATCTTTAATGCAATTGCGTATTACCGAAAATTTACAACAAAAAATATTCGTCCGATCCTCCTTTGAGTTTGCTGCACGATTACCAAAAATCAAATCAAATCAGATATACGGACATTATTTACCGGAATTAACGAACCGCTTTTTCGATACGCTAACGATCCAAAAAGGAACTTCCAAATTGTTAATAGATTTCTCGGCTGCGCTACTTCAAATCGTTTTTGGAATTATTTTATTATCCTTATATCATCCGTATTTTATTATTTTCGGTGTGCTTCTTCTTTTACTTTTATTCTTTATTTTTAAATTTTCTTACAATCCTGGTTTAGAAACCAGCTTAAAAGAATCAAAAGCTAAATATAGTGTTGTAAACTGGCTACAAGAAATTGCACGTAATAGCTTTAGTTTTATCAATGAACTCACCCATGATTTTGCACTTCAAAAAAACGACACTTTAATTACCGATTATCTTACGTATCGCGAGAAACATTTTAGCGTCATTAAAAAACAATTTACTCAATTAATTATCTTTAAAATAATAATAACTGCTGGATTATTATCCATTGGAGGATTTTTAGTACTAGATCAGGAAATGAACATCGGACAGTTTGTAGCTGCAGAAATTATAATCTTATTGGTAATAAACTCTGTAGAAAAAATTATCTTAGGACTTCAAACCTTCTATGATGTTTTAAGTTCTGTTGAAAAAATAGGACAAATAAACGACTTAGAATTAGAAGAATATACAGATTCTGAAGAGGATAATTGCTACAATAACATAACATTAGAAACTGAAAATTTGAATTTTAAATTTCCAGATTCCGAGAACTATATTTTAGAGGGTATTAATCTTAAAATAGAACAAGGTGAAAAAGTAGTAATTGATGGTACGAATGGTTCTGGAAAAACAACACTGATTCGCTTATTATCAAGAGTTTTAAAACAAAATTCAGGCTCTCTTTACATCAATGATGACACGTATAAAAAAATAAATATAAAGCAATACCGCTCACAAATTAGCTACATAAATTATAATGAGACTCCGTTTGAAGGAACTATTCTAGAAAATCTAACCTTTAATGACCCCACTGTAAGCTCTGAAGACCTAAAATGGGCTATCGAAGGAGTACAACTTGGCTCCTTTATCAGACAATTACCAAAAGGTTTAGATACCCATATTTTTCCCGAAGGACAACAATTATCTTCCTCAAATGCCCAAAAATTACTGCTAGCGAGAAGTATTATTCATAAGCCAAAAATTCTTTTTTATGAAGATCCAACGGATACTATGGATGATACTGTTGCAAATGAAATCATTGATTTTATTACTTCAGACAAAAACAAATGGACCATTATTGTTTCATCTAAAAATCCGTATTGGGAGACTAAATCTACTCGAAAAATAACGATGCAAAGAGGACATATCATACTTGATCAAAAAAAATAA
- a CDS encoding HlyD family secretion protein, which produces MLNISDNKTKIQPLDKYETVKNLSNRPHYKILNKIIIGTSIFGAIALFLPWTQNISGSGAVTTLKPNQRPQSIQSVISGRIEKWYVQEGDFVKKGDTIMYISEVKEDYMDPNLVENTKNQVTAKKHSLESYDSKVNTLSKQIQFIENEQKLKLEQAKNKVKQSLLKIKSDSIDLIAVKTQLKIANTQYDRSVQLNKEGLKPLTDVEEKRLKLQDVDAKIVTQENKYLTSKNEYINSKVEVNRITAEYSEKVAKAKSDQFTTLSNKFDTEAQVNKLENQYVNYSVRNGMYYIKAVQNGYINRALLAGIGETIKEGTPIVTIMPSEYDIAVETYISPIDLPLMTKGEKVRIWFDGWPTIVFSGWPDISYGTFGGKVVAIENFISPNGKYRVLIAPDPSEAKWPKQLSIGSGAQTLALLETVPIWFEIWRTLNGFPPNYYKSETKTTKEKK; this is translated from the coding sequence ATGCTAAACATTTCTGACAACAAAACAAAAATACAGCCTCTTGACAAATATGAAACTGTAAAAAACCTAAGTAATAGGCCTCATTACAAAATTCTAAACAAAATCATTATAGGCACTTCTATCTTTGGTGCAATTGCACTGTTCTTGCCTTGGACACAGAATATTTCTGGATCAGGAGCCGTGACAACCTTAAAACCAAATCAAAGACCACAATCTATTCAGAGTGTTATTTCTGGAAGAATTGAAAAATGGTATGTTCAAGAAGGTGATTTTGTAAAAAAGGGAGATACAATCATGTACATATCTGAGGTAAAAGAAGACTACATGGATCCAAACTTGGTCGAGAATACTAAAAACCAAGTAACTGCAAAAAAACATTCTCTAGAATCATATGACTCAAAAGTGAATACCCTTTCTAAGCAAATTCAATTTATAGAAAATGAACAGAAATTAAAATTAGAGCAAGCTAAAAACAAAGTAAAGCAATCTCTTTTAAAAATAAAAAGTGATAGTATCGATCTTATTGCAGTCAAAACCCAATTAAAAATTGCAAACACACAATACGATCGTTCCGTACAACTTAATAAAGAAGGACTTAAACCGTTGACTGATGTTGAAGAAAAACGTTTAAAATTACAAGATGTTGATGCTAAGATTGTAACTCAGGAAAACAAATACCTAACTAGCAAAAATGAATACATCAATTCTAAAGTAGAAGTCAATAGAATTACGGCTGAATATTCTGAGAAGGTTGCCAAAGCAAAAAGTGATCAGTTTACCACTTTGAGTAATAAATTTGATACGGAAGCACAAGTCAATAAATTAGAAAATCAATACGTAAATTATAGCGTTCGAAATGGCATGTATTACATTAAAGCAGTTCAAAATGGTTACATTAACAGAGCTCTACTTGCTGGTATAGGAGAAACTATAAAAGAAGGCACTCCAATTGTGACTATAATGCCATCTGAATATGATATTGCTGTTGAAACTTACATAAGTCCTATTGATTTACCATTAATGACAAAAGGAGAAAAAGTACGTATTTGGTTTGATGGTTGGCCAACGATTGTATTTTCTGGCTGGCCAGATATTTCATATGGAACCTTTGGTGGAAAAGTGGTTGCTATAGAAAATTTTATTAGTCCCAACGGCAAATACAGAGTCCTTATCGCTCCAGATCCATCAGAAGCAAAATGGCCAAAACAACTAAGTATTGGTTCTGGTGCTCAAACGCTTGCTTTATTAGAAACGGTGCCAATTTGGTTTGAAATATGGAGAACCCTAAACGGATTCCCTCCTAATTATTATAAAAGTGAGACAAAAACCACTAAAGAAAAAAAATAA
- a CDS encoding TolC family protein produces the protein MKPIYLVFLFIGFTLFGQEPISKEFTYNEFLGYVKKYHPLVKNANLEVNKAQANLMMARGGFDPKIEVDFSKKEFKDKEYYSILNSSFKIPTWYGIELKAGFDNSEGIYLNPENSTPNQGLTSLGINVPIGQGLFINQRMADVRKAKIQMKLSESERKLQAISILYDASIAYFNWKKNFDEMKLYETYNNNAQIRLSGIKSLISRGDKPAIDSIEAGISLKNRQLSFEDSKLKLTKSKLELSNFLWLENNIPLEVSENLIPETVLENTLQETLKTNDLLQKDFSLDAHPKINALQNKIDILNVEKDLKQNMLLPKINLGYSYLSEPSYIDNYRFQDYKFGVEFYFPLFLRKERGSLRLAKYKVQENEFALALEKVQLTNKISAQKIEITSLQKQKKLAKDLVENNITMLNSEERLFSFGESSLFLINTRENNLVSAKLAAIALENRFYISNSELFKIMANPD, from the coding sequence ATGAAACCGATATATTTAGTTTTCCTATTTATTGGTTTTACGCTTTTTGGCCAAGAACCAATCTCCAAAGAATTCACCTATAATGAATTTCTTGGATATGTAAAAAAATACCATCCTTTGGTTAAAAATGCCAATTTAGAAGTTAACAAAGCTCAAGCTAATTTAATGATGGCTCGAGGTGGTTTTGATCCAAAAATTGAAGTCGATTTTAGTAAAAAGGAATTTAAAGACAAAGAATACTATTCGATTTTAAATAGCAGTTTTAAAATCCCAACTTGGTACGGAATCGAATTAAAAGCTGGATTTGACAATAGTGAAGGTATTTATCTTAATCCCGAAAATTCTACTCCAAATCAAGGATTAACTTCTTTAGGAATCAATGTGCCTATCGGGCAAGGATTATTCATTAATCAAAGAATGGCGGATGTTCGAAAAGCTAAAATTCAAATGAAGCTTAGTGAATCTGAAAGAAAACTCCAAGCCATTAGTATTTTATACGATGCTTCGATTGCGTATTTTAATTGGAAGAAGAATTTTGACGAAATGAAGCTCTATGAAACATACAATAACAATGCTCAAATACGTTTATCAGGAATTAAATCTCTTATTAGCCGCGGCGACAAACCTGCTATTGACAGTATTGAAGCAGGAATAAGTTTAAAAAACAGACAATTAAGCTTTGAGGATTCTAAATTAAAACTAACCAAATCTAAATTAGAACTATCTAATTTTCTTTGGCTAGAAAATAATATTCCCTTAGAAGTTTCAGAAAATCTTATACCAGAAACGGTGCTAGAAAACACCTTGCAAGAAACACTAAAAACTAATGATTTATTACAAAAAGACTTTAGCTTGGATGCACATCCAAAAATAAATGCATTGCAAAATAAAATAGACATTCTGAATGTAGAGAAAGATCTAAAGCAGAATATGCTCTTACCAAAAATAAACTTGGGCTACTCCTATTTATCGGAACCTAGCTATATTGACAATTATCGCTTTCAAGATTACAAATTTGGTGTGGAGTTTTATTTCCCTCTATTTTTAAGAAAAGAACGAGGAAGTTTAAGATTAGCAAAATACAAAGTTCAAGAAAACGAATTTGCTTTGGCTCTAGAAAAAGTGCAATTAACGAATAAAATAAGTGCACAAAAAATAGAAATCACTTCATTGCAAAAGCAGAAGAAACTTGCCAAAGATTTGGTCGAAAATAACATTACAATGCTCAACTCCGAAGAACGATTATTCTCATTTGGCGAGAGCTCTTTATTCTTAATTAATACCCGAGAAAATAATTTGGTTAGCGCTAAGCTTGCCGCTATTGCATTAGAAAACCGATTTTACATCTCAAATTCGGAACTTTTTAAAATCATGGCAAACCCAGATTAA
- a CDS encoding DUF445 domain-containing protein gives MKSINNQEVISKVAGLIKMKRFALGVLGGAVLLFLIAIYFKIGWLKAFSEAAMVGGIADWFAIVALFRHPLGLPIPHTALIPNNKDAIGQNLGTFVSDEFLIKEKLEAKIEQFNFAAKAADWLSEKNNANTIASLIIEDVIPGILKTIVDEDVQKFIQVKFEAKLQEINFGEWIAIGLESLTKSEKQEQLISNVLKILTEELQNNREVIREKVNESTPWYTLGVADKKIADGIFNGLYEFIDEAKHANSSIRRKINTYVLNFISELNSSPELQQKVNDLVIEFAHKKEVIEYIGAIWSQIKDAIATDLEKKEDSKIKNRIISMIQNFGISIKSDLVMLSKINDFIKIDLLGILLKNKQMIGDLIASSVKSWDKEEISNKLELEIGKDLQFIRINGTVVGGIVGLLIYFVEHIIT, from the coding sequence ATGAAAAGTATTAATAACCAAGAAGTAATAAGCAAAGTAGCAGGTTTGATCAAAATGAAACGATTTGCTTTAGGAGTATTGGGTGGAGCTGTACTGCTTTTTTTAATTGCAATTTATTTTAAAATAGGCTGGCTCAAAGCTTTTAGCGAAGCGGCAATGGTTGGTGGAATTGCAGATTGGTTTGCGATAGTGGCTTTATTCAGGCATCCTTTGGGTTTGCCTATTCCGCATACGGCTTTGATACCCAATAATAAAGATGCAATTGGTCAAAACTTAGGCACTTTTGTTTCAGATGAGTTTTTGATTAAAGAGAAATTAGAGGCAAAAATTGAACAGTTTAATTTTGCTGCAAAGGCAGCTGATTGGCTATCTGAAAAAAACAACGCAAATACTATTGCTTCTTTGATAATTGAAGATGTAATTCCAGGTATTTTAAAAACGATTGTAGATGAAGATGTTCAGAAATTCATACAAGTGAAATTTGAAGCCAAATTGCAAGAAATAAACTTTGGAGAATGGATTGCAATTGGGTTGGAGTCTTTGACTAAAAGCGAAAAGCAGGAGCAGTTAATATCCAATGTCCTAAAAATACTTACTGAAGAATTGCAGAATAATAGAGAAGTGATTCGGGAGAAAGTAAATGAATCAACTCCTTGGTACACGCTTGGAGTGGCAGATAAAAAAATTGCAGACGGTATTTTTAATGGATTGTATGAGTTTATCGATGAAGCAAAACATGCAAATAGTAGCATTCGAAGAAAAATAAATACATATGTTCTTAATTTTATCTCCGAGTTAAATAGCTCGCCAGAGTTGCAACAAAAAGTAAATGATTTGGTTATTGAGTTTGCTCATAAGAAAGAAGTCATTGAGTATATTGGTGCTATATGGAGTCAAATAAAAGATGCAATTGCTACCGATTTAGAAAAGAAAGAGGATTCTAAAATAAAGAACAGAATTATAAGTATGATTCAGAATTTCGGAATCAGTATAAAAAGTGATCTTGTTATGTTGAGCAAAATAAATGATTTTATAAAAATAGATTTGCTAGGTATTCTTCTTAAAAATAAACAAATGATTGGTGATCTGATAGCATCATCAGTAAAGAGCTGGGACAAGGAAGAAATCTCCAATAAGCTAGAATTAGAAATAGGTAAAGATCTCCAATTTATACGTATTAACGGAACTGTGGTAGGAGGGATTGTGGGGCTTTTAATTTATTTTGTAGAGCATATTATTACCTAG